The DNA segment AGGGTCATGAGCAAAAATCATTGCCAATGTCCTaatctatatataatatatagctGTCATAACATATAATACATACCTACTAATATAGCTAATATTTAGTGTGCATCAGATATTAAGTAGTGCACATTACAAATATCTCTGTGCATATCCAGAAGTATAATCTGAAGGACAGTGGACACTGGACAGTGACCAATTGGTGTACAAACACAATTAcaaaactcactgtcccattagtATGAACCTGACTATCTGGTCATCACAAATTATATCTAAAAATACTGGGTTCAGACAGATACAGCTGAGTACTAGTGAGCCTCGTATTTTGGCCCATGTTGTCGTAAATGCAACAACCATAAGCTGTAGACAGGCCTATCAAATTGCTTGGGTAATTGCAGGATCCTGGTGGTCACTCAGGCCACTTGCTGATCTATTAATGTCACACCCAGGCGATAGTATCTTGTGTATACTAGATAGTAACTGCTGCAAATCAGAAACCTTATTTTGGTGCACAAAATAACATTTGAAGCATACAGCAGCTGTTGGGCACCTGAAAACCTTTTGTCTTATGTCACACTGCAGCAAATGATATACTTAGAGTATGAACATTCTGCTCATTGTCAGCACTATTCTGTAATTGCGTCAAATATGCATCTTCAACAAAGCAAGTTCTACACAGGTTTCCTAATAATTCCTCAGTTCCCCTATAGGTTCACTATCTCATCCACATTATCTCACCCTCATTCTTCCATTACGTATGGCAGGACCATCTTCAGCAAGGCGGAGGACAAATAGGTCCATCTTATATTCCCGTCCACCACGGATACTGAAACCAAAACCCTTTGCACTTTTCTCCAGCTCCACTGTGAAGTAATCAAAGTCCTGGAGACAAAGCACACGGCTTAAACCGAATGACCTTAATGCAGAAAAGAATGAAAACTGGCTCCACGCTGGTTTCACGTGACTATATAATGAGACACTGAGTCTGACTGTACCTGCGGTCTGAAGTCTGCAGGGATCCCCAGAGGAAACTGTGGAGCTGCAGGGTgctgtctgaagtccagcagacCAGGTGGGTGTCGGTAGTCCAGCGTCGGAGGCTGTCGATAATCAGTTACCGGTGGATGACGGTAATCTACTGGAGGCTGCCGGTAGTCGGTGAATGGAGGATGGCGGAAGTCTGGTTTGACATCTTGTCTGGCTTTCACCTCTGACCTGCAAAGTGGAGAATACAACAAAATTAGAGGGAACAGTAGCCAGACTACAGACTTATTCATTTTAAGGAAACAGGAGATATCCACAGTGTCTCTTCGACAGAGACATAATGTCTGAGTGTTAGATTAACAGATAAGTAACATGAGATTATCTCCTGTGTGACGGATGAGACAACAGGGATTGGTGCCTGTGTGCAGCTCAATATCAAAAGACTGAAATATCGCTCTCACTTCTAAAACGTTCAAGTTCCCACCGGACATAAATCCACAGCTGTGGGAGTGTTACTCTAAATGCAAGATGCACATGGTCACAGTTAGTTTCTCACTGGGTTCTTCCCTCACAGAGGAAACAAAGTTGTGTTATGCACCCAAGTGGAAACAGGCAGCAGTCGCTGGGATATAACTTTTTTTCTGAATTTACCGGCATGTAAAGAGACGATGACAGACTCCCTTTTATGAGCACACTTTGatagctgctgctgttgttgagaGCTCTTGCAAAGATTTTTTTCCTGCAGAGTAAAAGTGAAAATATATCTACAGAACTGCACCCACCTGTACGCCAGTCTTACCTGCCATCATGGAGGTAGAGGTGCGGAGGAAGGCCCGAGGGTTGCGTGCCTGGGCTCTGCTGGGTCCCACCCGGTGCCGGTTGGGAGGCTGGTGGTGCAGGAGTTCCTGCCGCTGTTTGGCTTGTCTGCACTGGTGTCTGTCCGGGCTGAGCGGAAGCTTGCCCCGTCTGATTAACCGTCTGGCCGGGCTGAGGAGCTGTTTGGCCAGGTTGAGCACCTCCTTGGTTGGTTTGAGCTACAGGGCTGGGCTGGGTGTGAGGGCTgtgtttctgagtcatagggctCTGCTTCTCCGAGCTGGGCCCAGAGTGTGTACCTGCGACGGACAGAAGGTGGGAGAGAAGTTTTCATCTTAAGCCCCAGAGACATGGATTTCAAACAAGCCCACAAAAGCTTCAAACTTTCATTTCACACAGACTTACTCTCCTCTGGTATGATGTGCAGTGTGACGGTCAGCCCAGCATCTTTAATGAGCTTGACAATGTCTGCATGGGGCATACTGATGATTGACTGTCCGTTTACTGCCAAGATCCGGTCTCCCACCTTCAGCTTCCCACAGCGGTCTGCAGGGCTGCCCTCGATTATTCGTCCTATTTTATGGGGCACAGCTGGAAATaggcaaaacaaaacagtttcTCCAAATTTGAAGGAAAAATGAATCAAGTGACAATACAAAATGAGCTAATTGAGTGCACACATTATTGAAAGGGCATAACATTTTGAGATGCAtgaacatatcaatcaatcaatttaatcaatcaattttatttatatagcgccaaatcacaacaaacagttgccccaaggcgctttatattgtaaggcaaggccatacaataattacgtaaaaaccccaacggtcaaaacgaccccctgtgagcaagcacttggcgacagtgggaaggaaagctcccttttaacaggaagaaacctccagcggaaccaggctcagggaggggcagtcttctgctgggactggttggggctgagggagagaaccaggaaaaagacatgctgtggaggggagcagagatcaatcactaatgattaaatgcagagtggtgcatacagagcaaaaagagaaacactcagtgcatcacatATGAGCCTTGGCAGTTATGAACAATGCACTCTTTAAAATTAGTTTCATATAATGCTATGCCTCGCAATTGTCCAAGTAATTTAATTTAGGTGGCTCATACGTGCTTAGTGTTCCAAAAAGCCAAGTAATCAAACTTTGAAAGTCCTATTCTCTTCGGATCAGATTCTAACTGGTCCTTGACACAGATTCacaaacacatttgcaaatgtttgcaaAAATGCTAATGGCCCCttaacacataacacgattgtggctgaatggtgcacaaaggaggatttgAATGCCACTTGTGAAAGTTCAGAGCTGCCTCGTATAGCAGTCgccataaccagtggtgggcacagttccgctaactgctcattatcaaagctaacttttttttgttatcggattagctttgcaGATAATttgaaaaaccatcagcggaccaattagcttccgctaaatttagttttgctaatttttaggcAAATTTTTTTTAGGatgctatttacacttacactgccatccagtagatggcggtgtcctatgcattttgggtcaatctGTCATACGGTCACCATTCAGTGCGTTGTATCAGtcagacttaaacagaattttgagttttacagatgccttttttcttctttatttttacaaatgaaaaaaaaaaacatacttacaaatacagatttatttgtaaaaccaacacacacgttaactagtgtgttttgtgtttttttttacaaccatCCAGTGATTAGGAAgctcaatttcccataatgcctctgggcatctgtgagttttagtGCTTAAACAatgagaattagtgcattactttaaaactaaaaggtatttgtgacattttcactttataaaaatgaCTGTTAATGTTAATATAtgatgtctgttagaaaactatccgacctttttatttttttaaaaaactatatggatttgaatcatgtgcgcttgcatcagccaagcttgaaccttcgtgcgcatgcgtgagttttttcacgcctgtcggttgcgtcattcgcctgtgggcaggctttgagtgagcgctggtccacccctctcgtcggatttttactgTCAGGAAAATGGATGAGCGAtaggagcagcgctgaatcaaatgtttccagaaactgtgagagacaatcaatcaatcaatcaattttatttatatagcgccaaatcacaacaaacagttgccccaaggcgctttatattgtaaggcaaggccatacaataattacgtaaaaaccccaacggtcaaaacgaccccctgtgagcaagcacttggcgacagtgggaaggaaaaactcccttttaacaggaagaaaacctccagcagaaccaggctcagggaggggcagtcttctgctgggactggttggggctgagggagagaaccaggaaaaagacatgctgtggaggggagcagagatcaatcactaatgattaaatgcagagtggtgcatacagagcaaaaagagaaagaaacactcagtgcatcatgggaaccccccagcagtctaagtctatagcagcataactaagggatggttcagggtcacctgatccagccctaactataagctttagcaaaaaggaaagttttaagcctaatcttaaaagtagagagggtgtctgtctccctgatccgaattgggaactggttccacaggagaggagcctgaaagctgaaggctctgcctcccattctactcttacaaaccctaggaactacaagtaagcctgcagtctgagagcgaagcgctctattggggtgatatggtactatgaggtccctaagataagatgggacctgattattcaaagccttataagtaagaagaagaattttaaattctattctagaattaacaggaagccaatgaagagaggccaatatgggtgagatatgctctctccttctagtccccgttagtactctagctgcagcattttgaattaactgaaggcttttcagggaacttttaggacaacctgataataatgaattacaatagtccagcctagaggaaataaatgcatgaattagtttttcaggatcactctgagacaagacctttctaattttagagatattgcgtaaatgcaaaaaagcagtcctacatatttgttttgcgctttgaatgacatatcctgatcaaaaatgactccaagatttctcacagtattactagaggtcagggtaatgccatccagagtaaggatctggttagacaccatgtttctaagatttgtggggccaagtacaataacttcagttttatctgagtttaaaagcaggaaattagaggtcatccatgtctttatgtctgtaagacaatcctgcagtttagctaattggtgtgtgtcctctggcttcatggatagataaagctgggtatcatctgcataacaatgaaaattaagcaatgccgtctaataatactgcctaagggaagcatgtataaagtgaataaaattggtcctagcacagaaccttgtggaacgccataattaaccttagtctgtgaagaagattccccatttacatgaacaaattgtaatctattagataaatatgattcaaaccaccgcagcgcagtgcctttaatacctatggcatgctctaatctctgtaataaaattttatggtcaacagtatcagaagcagcactgaggtctaacagaacaagcacagagatgagtccactgtgtgaggccataagaagatcatttgtaaccttcactaatgctgtttctgtactatgatgaattctaaacctgactgaaactcttcaaatagaccattcctctgcagatgatcagttagctgttttacaactaccctttcaagaatttttgagagaaaaggaaggttggagattggcctataattagctaagatagctgggtcaagtgatggctttttaagtaatggtttaattactgccaccttaaaagcctgtggtacatagccaactaataaagacagattgatcatatttaagatcgaagcattaaataatggtagggcttttgcagcacattccactgttacaggagattttgtaatgaaagacatgcagaggaattcgtgcgtcgggatggagccgctcatggcgcacaacaaaaagcacgtccgtgttggaagtctcacaggacaagttgtgacatgcccagctgttacacaatttctaggATACTCacccgactgaaaagccaccgaaagccgtctgaatcttccgaatggtttccaacacgtacgtgctttttgttgtgcgtcatgagcggctccatcccgatgcacgaattcctccgcacgtctttcattacaaatctcctgtaacagtggaatgtgctgcaaaagtgctgatgtacacctccgccacaatttctctggtagtcagacgacgttctggatcaacacagccttcactttggaaatgatttggtcgtttcagcctgtcgatagccgctcggagcgcggcgcaccctgcgccgctgtgggccgtctttaatccggttgtaatgatccataatctgtgtgacgcccagagtatcctcaccgaaagccatctgaatcttccgaatggtttccacctggctgtctcacagtttctggaaaaatttgattcagcgctgctccaatcgctcagccattttcctgacaatgaaaatccgacgagaggggtggaccagtgctcactcaaagcctgcccacaggcgaatgacgcaaccgacaggcgtgaaaaaacgcacgcatgtgcacg comes from the Thalassophryne amazonica chromosome 8, fThaAma1.1, whole genome shotgun sequence genome and includes:
- the LOC117515938 gene encoding membrane-associated guanylate kinase, WW and PDZ domain-containing protein 2-like isoform X2, producing MRLHCFPLSPSSASSTLLILIVFEQIVIGAIIENTPAERDGRLQPGDELISVDKNVVAGKPHKYVIDLMHAAARNGQVSLTVRRRVQMPGEPCPVNGRSPGSVSTQHSSPRSDAASASGPAVAPGPTVTSPQEGSALQTSDVVIHRKANEGFGFVIISSLNRPENAAIITVPHKIGRIIEGSPADRCGKLKVGDRILAVNGQSIISMPHADIVKLIKDAGLTVTLHIIPEESTHSGPSSEKQSPMTQKHSPHTQPSPVAQTNQGGAQPGQTAPQPGQTVNQTGQASAQPGQTPVQTSQTAAGTPAPPASQPAPGGTQQSPGTQPSGLPPHLYLHDGRSEVKARQDVKPDFRHPPFTDYRQPPVDYRHPPVTDYRQPPTLDYRHPPGLLDFRQHPAAPQFPLGIPADFRPQDFDYFTVELEKSAKGFGFSIRGGREYKMDLFVLRLAEDGPAIRNGRMRVGDQIIEINGDSTRDMTHARAIELIKAGGRRVRLLLKRGTGQVPEYGMVPPNLSMCMKGDTLSSPYFFLMGHTKDTTVPPPGIPFLQPTLPCRK
- the LOC117515938 gene encoding membrane-associated guanylate kinase, WW and PDZ domain-containing protein 2-like isoform X3, producing the protein MRLHCFPLSPSSASSTLLILIVFEQIVIGAIIENTPAERDGRLQPGDELISVDKNVVAGKPHKYVIDLMHAAARNGQVSLTVRRRVQMPGEPCPVNGRSPGSVSTQHSSPRSDAASASGPAVAPGPTVTSPQEGSALQTSDVVIHRKANEGFGFVIISSLNRPENAAIITVPHKIGRIIEGSPADRCGKLKVGDRILAVNGQSIISMPHADIVKLIKDAGLTVTLHIIPEESTHSGPSSEKQSPMTQKHSPHTQPSPVAQTNQGGAQPGQTAPQPGQTVNQTGQASAQPGQTPVQTSQTAAGTPAPPASQPAPGGTQQSPGTQPSGLPPHLYLHDGRSEVKARQDVKPDFRHPPFTDYRQPPVDYRHPPVTDYRQPPTLDYRHPPGLLDFRQHPAAPQFPLGIPADFRPQDFDYFTVELEKSAKGFGFSIRGGREYKMDLFVLRLAEDGPAIRNGRMRVGDQIIEINGDSTRDMTHARAIELIKAGGRRVRLLLKRGTGQVPEYGFYLPSFRNGTSQPLHVHER